A genomic window from Leishmania braziliensis MHOM/BR/75/M2904 complete genome, chromosome 19 includes:
- a CDS encoding putative ADP/ATP translocase 1, whose translation MSANNTAPASAAPAPNKAHQSMPKLGFWEEFMISGVAAGAAKTAAAPIERVKLLVQNQGEMIKQGTLDRPYTGVVNCLTRTMKTEGLYSLWRGNLSNVIRYFPTQALNFAFKDQFKRMFNYKKDRDGYMKWFMGNMASGGLAGAVSLCFVYSLDYVRTRLANDTKSSKKGGERQYNGMVDCYIKTFKSDGLMGLYRGFCVSCVGIVAYRGFYFGLYDTLQPMLPVNNFIVNFMLGWVVTIVSGLISYPLDTVRRRMMMTSGTGKNYRNSFECFTHCVKSEGVVSLFRGAGANILRGIAGALVLSGVDAIKPYYIKARANRV comes from the coding sequence ATGTCTGCCAACAACACTGCCCCCGCTTCCGCAGCGCCCGCGCCGAATAAGGCGCACCAGAGTATGCCGAAGCTCGGCTTCTGGGAGGAGTTCATGATCAGCGGTgttgccgctggtgctgccaagacggctgcggcgccaATCGAGCGTGTGAAGCTGCTGGTGCAGAACCAGGGCGAGATGATCAAGCAGGGCACGCTGGACCGCCCGTACACCGGCGTGGTGAACTGCCTGACGCGCACGATGAAGACGGAGGGCCTGTACTCGCTGTGGCGCGGCAACCTGTCGAACGTGATCCGCTACTTCCCGACGCAGGCGCTGAACTTCGCCTTCAAGGACCAGTTCAAGCGCATGTTCAACTACAAGAAGGACCGCGACGGCTACATGAAGTGGTTCATGGGCAACATGGCGTCCGGCGGTCTTGCCGGCGCTGTGTCGCTGTGCTTCGTGTACTCACTGGACTACGTGCGTACGCGCCTCGCGAACGACACGAAGTCTTCGAAGAAGGGCGGCGAGCGCCAGTATAACGGCATGGTGGACTGCTACATCAAGACGTTCAAGAGCGACGGCCTGATGGGTCTGTACCGCGGCTTCTGCGTGTCGTGTGTGGGCATTGTTGCGTACCGCGGCTTCTACTTTGGTCTGTACGACACGCTGCAGCCGATGTTGCCGGTGAACAACTTCATTGTGAACTTCATGCTGGGCTGGGTTGTGACGATCGTGTCTGGTCTGATTTCGTACCCGCTGGACACGGTGCGCCGTCGCATGATGATGACGTCCGGCACCGGCAAGAACTACCGCAACTCGTTCGAATGCTTCACGCACTGCGTGAAGAGCGAGGGCGTGGTGTCGCTGTtccgcggcgctggcgcgaACATTCTGCGCGGTATCGCTGGTGCGCTGGTGTTGTCTGGTGTTGATGCCATCAAGCCGTACTACATCAAGGCTCGCGCCAATAGGGTTTAG
- a CDS encoding putative polyprenyl synthase gives MNEDWPQHFPPRGTVPNAELYDQCIDACSLQWWYANAHLMVKGEDRPSLAFFVSFFRRAEESCPTITTKHHDACMWALIDLKHQKYYADSVLDPESIEQLKLQLDPAVTGRKLEHVEAALLELLNKGRVPRPDRILKNKAVYTQQPFSITLEDSCAMRVAQKGPVRQYAFEMRNTADDVYVRLYFKTQQQPVFHGKDGRVNGMYYYYFPSMRVTGFVVVKGVKHEVKGLGWYDRELGGSVSELVRDAKYSWSWLSLHLSNMSQLNMFHGTSGNEPDTRKMIVVETRTDGSRHYHDDVVMQTKKTWSSLVTFMQYPVEFHICSASMGLDVTIHTVFDAQELGTVLVGGAGFYEGVVEGSGVCGGEALTMRGFLECKKNAAPYSSTSELLKCIGSYVHSALEEVYPLDASDSWVSENVLGRNAINRGVPADKVCDTLFRPVRSMIDRGGKSWRSLVLVSCCNALSRQYFDCRRYIAVAELLHVGSLIIDDIQDNSMVRRGEKCVHVEYGVATAINAGSACYFMAPRAARIQDLPPEKASRIYQLYFDVLLAGHAGQGLDIYGLDYLMPKVIETGDVSTLFDALDAIHTYKTGGAVGTLCAMACVLCEAPAALSEAVEKFGLTLGLAFQIVDDALNIRGFEGNLKEAAEDIKDGKITYPIAIAMGRLGAADRHTLWVILRKPTKEEADIRDAVELIMKVEAITECLLIARHRLQEMWDSLDPLLEDSFPKLMMRTLCSFLVERTY, from the coding sequence ATGAACGAGGATTGGCCCCAGCACTTCCCACCTAGGGGAACGGTACCCAATGCCGAGTTGTATGACCAGTGTATCGATGCCTGTtcgctgcagtggtggtATGCTAACGCTCACCTCATGGTGAAGGGCGAGGACAGACCGTCCCTGGCTTTTTTTGTCTCCTTCTTCAGACGGGCGGAGGAGAGCTGTCCGACGATCACTACGAAGCACCACGACGCTTGTATGTGGGCCCTTATTGACTTAAAACATCAAAAATACTATGCGGATAGTGTGCTTGACCCAGAGTCAATCGAGCAACTGAAGCTTCAGCTTGATCCAGCGGTGACGGGACGGAAGTTAGAGCACGTGGAAGCCGCTCTACTGGAGCTTCTCAACAAGGGGCGTGTGCCGCGCCCAGATCGTATCCTGAAGAATAAGGCGGTGTATACACAGCAGCCCTTTAGCATCACACTGGAAGACAGTTGCGCGATGCGAGTTGCACAAAAGGGACCTGTACGGCAGTACGCTTTTGAGATGAGGAACACAGCGGACGATGTGTACGTGAGGTTGTACTTtaagacgcagcagcagccggtgTTTCATGGAAAGGACGGTCGTGTGAACGGTATGTACTACTACTACTTCCCGTCGATGAGGGTGACAGGGTTTGTTGTGGTGAAGGGCGTAAAGCACGAGGTGAAGGGCTTGGGGTGGTATGATCGTGAGCTGGGTGGGTCAGTCTCTGAACTCGTTCGTGACGCCAAGTACAGTTGGTCGTGGCTGTCTCTCCACCTCTCGAACATGTCGCAGTTGAACATGTTTCATGGCACAAGTGGCAATGAACCTGACACGAGAAAGATGATTGTAGTGGAGACGCGGACGGATGGAAGTCGCCATTACCACGACGATGTGGTCATGCAGACGAAGAAGACGTGGTCAAGCCTTGTTACCTTCATGCAGTATCCAGTCGAGTTTCACATATGTTCGGCGTCGATGGGGCTGGATGTGACAATACACACGGTCTTTGATGCGCAGGAGCTCGGGACAGTTTTGGTTGGGGGTGCAGGATTCTATGAGGGTGTCGTGGAGGGCAGTGGAGtgtgcggcggtgaggcTCTGACGATGCGCGGCTTTCTGGAGTGCAAGAAGAATGCCGCCCCGTATAGCAGCACGTCGGAACTGCTGAAGTGCATTGGATCTTACGTGCACAGCGCGCTGGAAGAGGTTTATCCGCTGGACGCGTCCGATTCTTGGGTGTCTGAGAATGTACTGGGACGCAATGCGATCAATCGAGGAGTGCCTGCGGACAAGGTCTGTGATACTCTGTTCCGCCCTGTGCGCTCCATGATCGACCGCGGCGGCAAGTCATGGCGTAGCCTCGTTCTGGTGAGCTGCTGCAATGCATTGTCGCGCCAGTACTTCGACTGTCGCCGCTATATTGCGGTcgccgagctgctgcacgtggGGTCTCTGATCATCGATGACATCCAGGACAACTCCATGGTTCGCCGCGGCGAAAAGTGCGTGCACGTGGAGTACGGCGTTGCGACTGCCATCAACGCTGGAAGTGCGTGCTACTTTATGGCACCGCGTGCTGCCCGCATCCAGGACCTCCCGCCGGAGAAGGCAAGCCGCATCTACCAACTGTACTTCGATGTTCTGCTTGCTGGGCACGCGGGTCAAGGTTTGGATATCTACGGACTTGACTACCTGATGCCAAAAGTCATAGAGACCGGTGATGTAAGCACGCTCTTCGATGCACTCGATGCGATTCACACGTACAAAACGGGTGGTGCGGTTGGAACGCTCTGTGCGATGGCGTGTGTGCTTTGTGAGGCACCTGCAGCTTTGTCGGAGGCTGTAGAGAAATTTGGCCTCACGCTGGGCCTCGCGTTCCAGATTGTGGACGACGCTCTAAACATCCGTGGCTTTGAAGGCAATTTgaaggaggcagcggaggaCATCAAGGACGGTAAGATCACGTATCCGATAGCCATTGCGATGGGCCGGCTTGGGGCCGCCGACCGGCATACACTCTGGGTGATTCTGCGAAAGCCGACAAAGGAAGAGGCAGACATCCGGGATGCCGTGGAGCTCATCATGAAAGTCGAGGCCATCACGGAGTGTTTGCTGATTGCGCGCCATCGCCTGCAGGAGATGTGGGACTCCCTAGacccgctgctggaggactCATTTCCGAAGCTGATGATGCGCACATTGTGCTCTTTCCTTGTGGAGCGCACGTATTGA